In Anaerostipes hadrus ATCC 29173 = JCM 17467, a single genomic region encodes these proteins:
- a CDS encoding DUF5716 family protein has protein sequence MQTAIHFEGDLAYICVSDQGEIKEEEPVTYGRSRVEFVISTAQAQKEGTIGVVLDEAAPQIVQQAEEQCIRAGITKERVRFFTKEEAALGVVGFRGDNLLRGNSVIFDYTKKRFICYEIRKTKDRVLVDSRDYTEQIKDAVANEEKDIAFLQIIKQALVRGVTATVYLCGEGFEGSWFKQSTKALCLGRRVFMSKHLFACGAVYLCENDKHVSRDEVVFAQNVTISQIGLVVHHHGRDMFCPLIMDGKPWKESRGEIEIFVSGVNGLIFEVRNRSGIKKASICMSLDGMKKDPNLVYKLRIQGEYIKADQCKIKITDLGFGQIRQASYQTWQQVIQLERGDYHE, from the coding sequence ATGCAGACGGCAATACATTTTGAAGGAGATCTGGCATATATTTGTGTGTCAGATCAAGGAGAGATTAAGGAAGAAGAACCTGTCACTTATGGCAGATCCAGAGTGGAATTTGTCATTTCGACAGCACAGGCACAAAAGGAAGGAACGATTGGAGTTGTTCTTGATGAAGCAGCGCCGCAGATCGTACAACAAGCAGAAGAACAGTGTATCCGTGCAGGAATCACAAAAGAAAGGGTAAGATTTTTTACCAAAGAAGAAGCAGCGTTGGGAGTTGTTGGATTCCGTGGAGATAATCTGTTGCGTGGAAATTCAGTGATTTTTGATTATACCAAGAAACGATTTATCTGCTATGAGATCCGCAAGACAAAAGATCGTGTTTTAGTTGACAGCAGGGATTATACGGAACAGATCAAGGATGCGGTGGCGAATGAAGAGAAAGATATCGCATTCTTACAGATCATCAAACAGGCACTGGTAAGAGGTGTGACGGCTACAGTTTATCTTTGTGGAGAGGGCTTTGAAGGAAGCTGGTTTAAACAGTCTACGAAAGCATTGTGCCTTGGAAGAAGAGTATTTATGAGCAAACATTTGTTTGCATGTGGAGCAGTGTATTTATGTGAAAATGATAAACATGTTTCCAGAGATGAGGTTGTGTTTGCACAAAATGTTACGATCAGTCAGATCGGGCTGGTCGTGCATCACCATGGAAGAGATATGTTCTGTCCTTTGATCATGGATGGAAAGCCATGGAAAGAAAGCCGTGGAGAGATTGAAATTTTTGTATCAGGAGTGAATGGATTGATCTTTGAAGTCAGAAATCGTTCTGGAATCAAGAAAGCTTCGATCTGTATGTCATTAGACGGAATGAAGAAAGATCCAAATCTTGTATATAAATTAAGAATTCAGGGAGAATACATCAAAGCAGATCAGTGTAAGATCAAGATCACAGATCTTGGGTTTGGACAGATTCGCCAGGCAAGCTATCAGACGTGGCAGCAGGTCATACAGCTGGAAAGAGGTGATTATCATGAGTAA
- a CDS encoding valine--tRNA ligase produces the protein MKKELETTYDPGAIEERLYQKWLDNKYFHAEVDETKQPYTIVIPPPNITGKLHMGHALDETLQDILIRFKKMQGYNALWIPGTDHASIATEVKIINALKEEGIEKEDLGREEFLERAWDWKEEYGGTIIEQMKKLGSSCDWDRERFTMDEGCSEAVKEVFIKLYEKGYIYRGSRIINWCPVCQTSISDAEVEYEDQAGHFWHIKYPVVGSEGEYVEIATTRPETLLGDSAVAVHPDDERYTHLVGKMLELPLCNRQIPVVADEYVDREFGTGAVKITPAHDPNDFEVGKRHDLPEINILNDDATINKNGGKYEGMDRYEARKAIVADLEEQGYLVKIKEHEHNVGTHDRCGTTVEPMIKPQWFVKMEELAKPAIEAVKNGDLKFVPERYTKTYLHWLENIRDWCISRQLWWGHRIPAYYCDECGEVVVARETPEVCPKCGCKHFTQDEDTLDTWFSSALWPFSTLGWPEKTKELDYFYPTNTLVTGYDIIFFWVVRMVFSGYEQTGKSPFDTVLIHGLVRDEQGRKMSKSLGNGINPLDVIAQYGADALRFTLITGNAPGNDMRYTEKRVIASRNFANKIWNASRFIMMNLEQADFSDVTLEDLTSADKWILSKLNTLAKDVTDNMEKYELGIAVQKLNDFLWEEFCDWYIEMVKPRLYNDEDQTKAAALWTLNTVLTEALKLLHPYMPFITEEIYCNLTDEESIMLAKWPEFKEEWNFKADEKAVETIKEAVRGIRNVRAEMNVSPKKKAQVYVVSEDAEIRDIFEQGKVFFATLGYASEVIIQDNKDGIGDDAVSSVIAGAVIYMPFAELVDIAKEKERLAKEEKRLNGEIKRCEGMLGNERFVSKAPEAKVQEEKDKLAKYQQMLEQVKEQIARIS, from the coding sequence ATGAAGAAAGAATTAGAAACAACGTATGATCCAGGTGCGATTGAAGAACGCCTGTATCAGAAATGGCTGGATAACAAGTATTTCCATGCAGAAGTAGATGAGACAAAACAACCATATACGATCGTGATTCCACCTCCAAATATCACAGGAAAGCTTCATATGGGACATGCGTTAGATGAGACACTTCAGGATATCCTGATCCGTTTTAAGAAGATGCAGGGATACAATGCATTATGGATACCAGGAACAGACCATGCAAGTATTGCGACAGAAGTAAAGATCATCAATGCACTGAAAGAAGAAGGAATCGAGAAGGAAGATCTTGGAAGAGAGGAGTTCTTAGAACGTGCTTGGGATTGGAAAGAAGAATATGGTGGAACGATCATCGAACAGATGAAGAAACTTGGATCTTCCTGTGACTGGGATCGTGAGAGATTCACAATGGATGAAGGGTGTTCCGAAGCAGTCAAAGAAGTTTTCATCAAATTATATGAAAAAGGTTATATCTACCGTGGATCAAGAATCATCAACTGGTGTCCAGTCTGCCAGACATCTATCTCTGATGCGGAAGTAGAATACGAAGATCAGGCAGGACATTTCTGGCATATTAAGTACCCAGTGGTTGGAAGCGAAGGTGAATATGTAGAGATCGCAACAACACGTCCAGAGACATTATTAGGAGATTCTGCAGTTGCAGTTCATCCAGATGATGAAAGATATACACATTTAGTTGGTAAGATGTTAGAATTGCCATTATGCAATCGTCAGATTCCAGTTGTAGCAGATGAATATGTAGACCGTGAGTTTGGAACAGGTGCCGTTAAGATCACACCAGCACATGATCCAAATGACTTTGAAGTTGGGAAACGCCACGATCTGCCAGAAATCAATATCTTAAATGACGATGCAACGATCAACAAGAATGGTGGTAAATACGAAGGTATGGATCGCTATGAAGCAAGGAAGGCCATTGTTGCTGACTTGGAAGAACAGGGATATTTAGTTAAGATCAAAGAACATGAACATAACGTAGGAACACATGACCGCTGCGGAACAACGGTTGAGCCTATGATCAAGCCACAGTGGTTTGTGAAGATGGAAGAACTCGCAAAACCAGCGATCGAAGCTGTGAAGAACGGAGATCTGAAATTCGTACCAGAACGTTATACAAAGACATATCTTCATTGGTTAGAGAACATCCGTGACTGGTGTATTTCCAGACAGTTATGGTGGGGACACAGAATTCCAGCATATTATTGTGATGAATGTGGAGAAGTTGTCGTAGCAAGAGAAACACCGGAAGTATGTCCTAAGTGTGGATGCAAGCATTTCACACAGGATGAAGATACATTGGATACATGGTTCAGTTCTGCATTGTGGCCTTTCTCAACACTCGGATGGCCAGAGAAGACAAAAGAATTAGATTACTTCTATCCTACAAATACACTGGTAACAGGATATGATATCATCTTCTTCTGGGTAGTCAGAATGGTATTCTCAGGATACGAACAGACAGGAAAGAGTCCATTTGACACAGTACTGATCCATGGATTAGTTCGTGATGAACAGGGACGTAAGATGAGTAAATCCCTTGGAAATGGTATCAATCCATTGGATGTCATTGCACAGTATGGTGCAGATGCCTTAAGATTTACACTGATCACAGGAAATGCCCCTGGAAATGATATGCGTTACACAGAAAAACGTGTCATTGCAAGCCGTAACTTTGCAAACAAGATCTGGAATGCATCTCGTTTCATTATGATGAACTTAGAGCAGGCTGATTTCTCTGATGTTACATTAGAAGATCTTACAAGTGCAGACAAATGGATCTTATCTAAGTTAAATACACTTGCCAAAGATGTTACAGACAACATGGAGAAATACGAACTTGGTATCGCAGTTCAGAAACTAAACGACTTCTTATGGGAAGAATTCTGTGACTGGTATATTGAGATGGTAAAACCTCGTCTGTACAATGATGAAGATCAGACAAAGGCAGCAGCACTTTGGACATTAAATACAGTTTTAACAGAAGCATTAAAACTGTTACATCCATATATGCCATTTATCACAGAAGAGATTTATTGTAATTTAACAGATGAAGAATCTATTATGTTAGCAAAATGGCCAGAGTTCAAAGAAGAATGGAACTTCAAGGCTGATGAGAAGGCTGTAGAGACGATCAAAGAAGCAGTCAGAGGAATCCGTAATGTTCGTGCAGAGATGAACGTATCACCAAAGAAAAAAGCACAGGTTTACGTGGTATCTGAAGATGCGGAGATCAGAGATATTTTTGAACAAGGGAAAGTTTTCTTTGCTACACTTGGATATGCAAGTGAAGTTATCATTCAGGACAACAAAGACGGAATCGGAGACGATGCAGTATCAAGTGTGATCGCAGGAGCTGTGATCTACATGCCATTTGCAGAATTAGTTGACATTGCAAAAGAGAAAGAACGTCTTGCAAAAGAAGAAAAACGTTTAAATGGCGAGATCAAACGTTGCGAAGGAATGCTTGGAAATGAAAGATTCGTAAGTAAAGCGCCTGAAGCGAAAGTTCAGGAAGAAAAAGACAAACTTGCCAAATATCAGCAGATGTTAGAACAGGTCAAAGAACAGATCGCAAGAATTTCATAA